A window of the Chloroflexota bacterium genome harbors these coding sequences:
- a CDS encoding 4Fe-4S dicluster domain-containing protein has translation MAKALLIDVTRCTGCRGCQVACKQWNELPGEKTSVSTSWTNPKELSAYTWTHVDFREVPNRAGHPTWNFVHKRCFHCLEPACVSACPVGALQKTEEGPVTYDAARCMGCRYCMVACPFSIPKFTWDSAQPVIAKCTFCADRLADGQEPACAKTCLTNAIQFGERDELIAEAQGRIQATPGRYVNYIYGKDEAGGTSVMYLAGVPFDRLGFKTDISLEPYPERTWEALSKIPWEVLGVAAVMSGTWWIIQRREKNGANSISKKAKR, from the coding sequence ATGGCAAAAGCTCTGCTCATAGATGTCACCAGGTGTACGGGGTGCCGCGGGTGTCAGGTGGCCTGCAAGCAGTGGAACGAGCTTCCGGGCGAGAAGACGTCCGTCAGCACCTCTTGGACCAACCCCAAGGAACTCAGCGCCTACACCTGGACGCATGTGGACTTCCGCGAGGTGCCCAACCGGGCAGGCCACCCCACCTGGAACTTCGTCCACAAGAGGTGCTTCCACTGCCTGGAACCCGCCTGCGTGTCCGCGTGCCCCGTGGGCGCACTCCAGAAGACTGAAGAGGGCCCGGTCACCTATGATGCCGCCCGGTGCATGGGCTGTCGCTACTGCATGGTGGCCTGTCCCTTCAGCATACCCAAGTTCACCTGGGACTCGGCCCAGCCGGTCATCGCCAAGTGCACGTTCTGCGCCGACCGCCTTGCCGATGGCCAGGAGCCGGCCTGCGCCAAGACATGCCTCACAAACGCTATTCAGTTCGGGGAGCGCGATGAGCTTATCGCGGAGGCCCAGGGGAGGATCCAGGCCACGCCGGGCCGCTACGTCAACTACATCTACGGCAAAGACGAAGCCGGCGGCACCAGCGTGATGTACCTGGCCGGAGTCCCCTTTGACCGCCTTGGCTTCAAGACAGACATCTCCCTTGAACCGTACCCGGAGCGCACCTGGGAGGCCCTGTCCAAGATCCCCTGGGAGGTGCTGGGCGTGGCCGCGGTAATGAGCGGCACATGGTGGATTATCCAGCGCCGCGAGAAGAACGGGGCGAACAGCATCTCCAAGAAGGCGAAGAGGTAG
- the moaA gene encoding GTP 3',8-cyclase MoaA, producing the protein MTGLSDSFHRPIDYLRISVTDRCNLRCFYCMPEKGVPLLPRENVLSYEEIARVAAAAVGLGISKLRLTGGEPLVRAGLVDLVSMLAAIPGLDDLSLTTNGLLLAGLASDLKKAGLRRVNVSLDTFNPERFRRITGGDGPEAVLKGIEAAGEVGLDPVKVNTVVMPGVNDDELLAFGQRSVKGWHVRFIEIMPFGQALGLPALPAPRIASRLEEAFGPLSPALSRGCGPARYFRLPGSRGTIGFISPVSQHFCFACNRLRLTAEGRLRPCLLNDTEVNLRSPLSAGASAEELKGLIRQVVASKPLKHRLEENRPLDLKRMSRLGG; encoded by the coding sequence ATGACCGGACTCTCCGACTCGTTTCACCGGCCCATTGACTATCTGCGCATATCGGTCACCGACCGCTGCAATCTGAGGTGTTTCTACTGCATGCCCGAGAAGGGCGTGCCCCTGCTCCCCCGCGAGAACGTCCTCAGCTACGAGGAGATAGCCCGGGTGGCCGCGGCGGCGGTGGGGCTGGGAATCAGCAAGCTGCGGCTTACTGGGGGCGAGCCTCTGGTGAGAGCCGGGCTGGTGGACCTGGTCTCAATGCTCGCAGCAATACCGGGGCTGGACGACCTCTCCCTTACCACGAATGGCCTCCTTCTCGCGGGCCTTGCCTCCGATTTGAAGAAGGCCGGGCTGAGGAGGGTCAACGTCAGCCTCGACACGTTCAATCCCGAGCGCTTTCGACGTATCACCGGCGGGGACGGGCCGGAGGCGGTTCTCAAGGGGATTGAGGCGGCTGGTGAGGTCGGCCTGGACCCGGTGAAGGTCAACACGGTGGTGATGCCAGGGGTTAACGACGACGAGCTTTTGGCCTTCGGGCAGAGGAGCGTGAAGGGCTGGCACGTCCGCTTCATTGAGATCATGCCCTTCGGCCAGGCCCTGGGTCTCCCCGCTTTACCCGCGCCCCGGATAGCGTCCCGGCTTGAGGAGGCTTTTGGCCCACTGTCGCCGGCTCTGAGCAGGGGTTGCGGGCCTGCCCGCTATTTCCGTCTCCCCGGGTCCAGGGGCACCATCGGCTTCATCTCGCCGGTGAGCCAGCACTTCTGCTTCGCCTGCAACCGCCTCCGCCTTACCGCTGAGGGGAGGCTCCGGCCCTGCCTTCTCAACGATACCGAGGTGAACCTCAGGTCTCCACTCAGTGCGGGCGCCTCAGCCGAGGAGTTGAAGGGCCTCATCCGGCAGGTGGTGGCCAGCAAGCCGCTGAAGCACCGTCTGGAAGAGAACAGGCCGCTGGACCTCAAGCGCATGTCGCGCCTTGGCGGCTAG
- the fdhD gene encoding formate dehydrogenase accessory sulfurtransferase FdhD — MEEGVEELAPGAKPGMACRQFSSGEWLTKPCAVPREIELAIYVNGRELVSTLCTPTNLTCLVLGFLHSEGLIRTVDEVASMRVCEEESVADVRLRGDYFPPSRRTLTSGCGGGTSFRRDAERVDSNLLVAPVDLLSRMRELHERAELFQCCGGVHASALSSARHLLIVAEDIGRHNTLDKIQGECLLTNTPTREAMLLTTGRVSSEMLYKAARMRTPVVVSRSAPTERAISLADGLGITLVGYARGTRLSVYSHEERVQGADLEARLVAEAA, encoded by the coding sequence ATGGAAGAAGGGGTGGAGGAGCTGGCCCCCGGCGCGAAGCCAGGCATGGCATGCAGGCAGTTCTCCTCGGGCGAGTGGCTCACCAAGCCTTGCGCGGTGCCAAGGGAGATTGAACTCGCCATCTATGTGAATGGCAGGGAGCTTGTCAGCACGCTGTGCACGCCGACCAACTTGACATGCCTGGTCCTCGGCTTCCTGCACTCTGAGGGGCTCATCCGGACCGTTGACGAGGTCGCCAGCATGAGGGTCTGCGAGGAGGAGTCGGTGGCAGACGTCAGGCTAAGGGGCGACTACTTCCCGCCGTCGCGGAGGACGCTCACCTCAGGGTGCGGCGGGGGAACAAGCTTCCGGAGGGACGCGGAGAGGGTGGACTCGAATCTGCTGGTCGCTCCGGTTGACCTGCTGTCGCGCATGCGGGAACTGCACGAGAGAGCGGAGCTATTCCAGTGCTGCGGCGGAGTCCATGCCTCTGCGCTGTCCAGCGCCAGACACCTCCTGATAGTGGCGGAGGATATCGGCAGGCACAATACGCTGGACAAGATCCAGGGGGAGTGCCTGCTGACGAACACGCCGACCAGGGAAGCAATGCTCCTGACGACAGGGCGCGTTTCCTCGGAGATGCTGTACAAGGCGGCCCGGATGCGGACGCCCGTCGTCGTCTCCCGCAGCGCCCCAACAGAGCGCGCCATTTCTCTGGCCGATGGGCTCGGGATCACCCTTGTCGGCTACGCCCGTGGCACCCGCCTGTCCGTGTATTCCCACGAGGAGAGGGTCCAGGGTGCTGACCTGGAAGCACGGCTAGTAGCCGAGGCAGCCTAG
- the fdnG gene encoding formate dehydrogenase-N subunit alpha, which translates to MHISRRQFLKLGAGVGGISALAGLTGRQRKALAAVAKRASKQWGKETTTVCPFCGSGCGFIVGTEGGKLVNLEGDPDHPINGGAACSKGAALAQVHNNERRLKSVLYRPPGGTEWQVVEWDWALDRIAARIKSTRDSYFTERDDQGRLVNRAEAIASLGGAALDNEECYTISKAMRALGVCRIEHQARLCHSTTVTSLAASFGRGAMTNHWNDIANSDCILAIGANPAENHPASFQWINKAREKGAILISADPRFTRTSSRADIYCKFRSGTDIAFIGGMINYVINQMERYPQEFNMAYVTEYSNASFLVRKDFQGPGDLDGLFSGYAEATRAYDRTTWDYERGDDGWPKKDPTLKAPNCVFQLLKKHFARYDIDTVCNITGTPKDTYLDAVKTFAATGSATKAGTILYAMGTTQHTVGTQNIRAYGILQLLLANIGISGGGINAMRGESNVQGSTDHAMLWNVLPGYLAVNRVEDTTLAQYTKKLIPSANDSTAANWWQNSPKYVVSMLKAWYGEHATKDNEFGYNYLPKVARAYDHMAIFEEMSKGDVKGFLLWGQNPAVGGPNSTLERRALENLEWMVAVDLWETETAAFWKRPGADTAAIKTEVFLLPAAASYEKEGSITNSGRWAQWRYKAVEPPGQARADLDILTGLVHRLKDLYAVEPGPNAEAILNLTWDYGDPPDPARVAKEINGYDLATGKLMGSFANLKDDGTTSSGNWIYCGSFPEAGNLMARRSLNDPTGMGMYPEWAWSWPVNRRIIYNRASVDLNGRPWNPDKPVIWWDEAQKKWMGDIPDGGQAPIATDPEHISRPFIMKPSGHASLFCHRILADGPLPEHYEPWESPIDNPLSRTQFNPAAVIWKGDLNPRGDSRRYPIVATTFRLSEHWQAGQMTRNLPWLVELFPEMFVEVCHDLAMEKGIKDGDRVTLVSARGIIECNAVVTHRLQPLQINGRVVHQVALPWHWGYMGLATGPSANLLTPHVGDANTMMPEFKTFLCNVEKAPSQVASSTVEKGRPQVWG; encoded by the coding sequence TTGCATATCTCCAGACGGCAATTTCTGAAGCTGGGCGCGGGTGTCGGCGGCATATCTGCGCTCGCCGGCCTCACCGGGAGGCAGAGGAAGGCGCTGGCCGCCGTGGCGAAGAGGGCCAGCAAGCAATGGGGCAAGGAGACCACAACCGTGTGCCCCTTCTGCGGCTCGGGCTGCGGCTTCATCGTTGGCACCGAGGGCGGCAAGCTCGTCAACCTTGAAGGAGACCCCGACCACCCCATAAACGGCGGGGCCGCCTGTTCAAAGGGCGCGGCTCTCGCCCAAGTCCACAACAACGAGCGCCGGCTGAAAAGCGTGCTCTACCGGCCGCCCGGCGGGACCGAGTGGCAAGTGGTGGAATGGGATTGGGCGCTGGACCGAATCGCGGCCAGGATAAAGAGCACAAGGGATTCGTATTTCACGGAACGTGACGACCAGGGGCGGCTGGTGAACCGCGCGGAGGCCATCGCTTCCCTCGGCGGGGCCGCCCTGGACAACGAAGAGTGCTACACGATAAGCAAAGCGATGAGGGCGCTGGGCGTCTGCCGGATAGAGCACCAGGCCCGCCTGTGTCACTCAACGACCGTCACCAGCCTGGCGGCCTCATTCGGTCGCGGGGCGATGACCAACCACTGGAACGACATCGCCAACTCCGACTGTATCCTGGCTATTGGCGCGAACCCGGCCGAGAACCACCCCGCATCGTTCCAATGGATCAACAAGGCCCGGGAGAAGGGCGCGATTCTCATAAGCGCAGACCCCCGCTTCACCAGGACGTCGTCGAGGGCTGATATCTACTGCAAGTTCCGCTCGGGGACCGACATAGCGTTCATCGGCGGCATGATCAACTACGTGATAAACCAGATGGAGCGCTACCCCCAGGAATTCAACATGGCCTATGTCACCGAATACTCCAACGCATCCTTCCTGGTCCGGAAGGACTTCCAGGGCCCTGGAGACCTGGACGGGCTGTTCTCAGGCTACGCCGAGGCTACCCGCGCCTACGACCGGACGACCTGGGACTACGAGAGGGGTGATGACGGGTGGCCCAAGAAGGACCCCACTCTCAAGGCGCCCAACTGCGTCTTCCAGCTGCTCAAGAAGCACTTCGCACGCTACGACATCGACACCGTCTGCAATATCACCGGTACCCCCAAGGACACATACCTGGATGCAGTGAAGACCTTTGCCGCCACAGGCAGTGCAACGAAGGCGGGGACCATCCTCTATGCCATGGGCACCACCCAGCACACGGTGGGCACCCAGAACATCAGGGCCTACGGGATACTCCAGTTGCTGCTGGCCAACATCGGCATTTCCGGCGGCGGCATCAATGCCATGAGAGGGGAGTCCAACGTCCAGGGCTCCACCGACCATGCCATGCTGTGGAATGTCCTCCCGGGGTATCTGGCTGTCAACCGGGTGGAGGATACGACGCTGGCGCAGTACACAAAGAAGCTGATTCCAAGCGCCAACGACTCTACGGCCGCCAACTGGTGGCAGAACAGCCCCAAGTACGTCGTGAGCATGCTCAAGGCCTGGTACGGCGAGCATGCAACGAAGGACAATGAGTTCGGCTATAACTACCTCCCGAAGGTGGCAAGGGCCTACGACCACATGGCCATCTTCGAGGAGATGTCCAAGGGAGACGTCAAGGGGTTCCTGCTCTGGGGACAGAACCCGGCGGTCGGGGGCCCCAACTCCACGCTTGAGCGCCGCGCACTGGAGAACCTCGAGTGGATGGTCGCAGTGGACCTGTGGGAGACCGAGACTGCCGCCTTCTGGAAGAGGCCGGGCGCGGACACTGCTGCTATCAAGACCGAGGTCTTCCTGCTTCCGGCCGCTGCCTCCTACGAGAAAGAGGGCAGCATAACCAACAGCGGGCGCTGGGCCCAGTGGAGATACAAGGCGGTCGAGCCCCCCGGCCAGGCCAGGGCAGATCTGGATATCTTGACGGGACTCGTCCACAGGCTCAAGGACCTTTACGCCGTGGAGCCCGGGCCCAACGCCGAAGCCATCCTGAATCTCACCTGGGACTACGGCGACCCGCCGGACCCCGCCAGAGTGGCGAAGGAGATCAATGGGTATGACCTCGCCACCGGCAAGCTCATGGGCTCCTTCGCCAACCTCAAGGACGACGGGACCACGAGCTCCGGCAACTGGATCTACTGCGGCTCCTTCCCCGAGGCAGGGAACCTCATGGCTCGCCGCAGCCTCAATGACCCCACGGGGATGGGAATGTACCCTGAATGGGCGTGGTCCTGGCCGGTCAACCGGCGCATCATCTACAACAGGGCCTCGGTGGACCTCAACGGCCGCCCCTGGAACCCGGACAAGCCCGTAATCTGGTGGGACGAGGCCCAGAAGAAGTGGATGGGAGATATCCCCGATGGGGGCCAAGCCCCGATCGCCACCGATCCCGAGCACATCTCGCGGCCTTTCATCATGAAGCCGTCGGGTCACGCTTCGCTCTTCTGCCACCGCATACTGGCTGACGGGCCGCTGCCGGAGCACTACGAGCCCTGGGAGAGCCCGATAGACAACCCGCTATCGCGGACCCAGTTCAACCCGGCGGCAGTGATCTGGAAGGGTGACCTGAACCCGCGTGGTGACTCCAGGCGGTACCCGATTGTCGCAACCACCTTCCGGCTCTCCGAGCACTGGCAGGCGGGGCAGATGACTCGAAACCTCCCCTGGCTCGTGGAGCTCTTCCCGGAGATGTTCGTGGAGGTATGCCATGACCTCGCCATGGAGAAAGGGATCAAGGACGGGGACCGGGTCACACTTGTCTCGGCCAGGGGCATTATCGAATGCAACGCCGTGGTGACTCACCGGCTCCAGCCGCTCCAGATTAATGGCCGGGTGGTGCACCAGGTAGCTCTCCCCTGGCACTGGGGCTACATGGGACTCGCGACGGGGCCGAGCGCCAACCTGCTGACCCCGCACGTTGGAGACGCTAACACGATGATGCCCGAGTTCAAGACCTTCCTCTGCAATGTGGAGAAAGCTCCGAGCCAGGTAGCAAGCAGCACAGTCGAAAAGGGCCGGCCGCAGGTTTGGGGGTGA
- a CDS encoding PqqD family protein, with the protein MHAERLRTGAKSGEHRLPLRASGLLEYGVEGQLILCEPSVEQVHFLNATAAAIWLLCDGRHTEADIVAELAALFNWDVPGVESDVRETLADFLRKGLLRAPPGYDA; encoded by the coding sequence ATGCATGCGGAGAGGCTACGGACCGGCGCGAAGTCTGGGGAGCATAGGCTGCCGCTCCGGGCCAGCGGCCTTCTGGAATACGGGGTCGAGGGCCAGCTTATCCTGTGTGAACCCAGTGTTGAACAGGTCCACTTCCTGAATGCTACGGCCGCAGCTATATGGTTGCTGTGCGACGGCCGCCATACGGAGGCTGATATCGTTGCCGAACTGGCAGCCCTTTTCAATTGGGACGTGCCCGGTGTGGAAAGCGACGTCAGGGAGACACTGGCTGATTTTCTGAGGAAAGGCCTGCTCCGGGCTCCCCCAGGGTATGATGCCTAG
- a CDS encoding CvpA family protein: protein MNGLDILVGITLALGAYTGLRKGIVGMVLPLVGLVIGVHLAGRYYQALAERVFHSQASSMQIISFVLILLAVIFAASLVASLVSRALSLILLGWLNGLLGAVLGLLLAMMAWGTLLAIILLFPGLAPEGLIGDSFFAGLIVERFPLLLALLPEEFDRVRTFFR from the coding sequence ATGAACGGGCTGGATATCCTGGTCGGCATTACCCTGGCCCTTGGGGCATATACGGGCCTGAGGAAAGGTATTGTGGGGATGGTGCTGCCGCTGGTGGGACTGGTGATAGGGGTCCACCTGGCGGGGAGGTACTACCAGGCCCTGGCGGAGCGGGTCTTTCACTCTCAGGCCAGCAGCATGCAGATAATCTCCTTTGTCCTCATCCTTCTGGCGGTGATATTTGCTGCCAGCCTGGTGGCCTCCCTGGTTAGCCGGGCACTTTCCCTCATCCTCCTGGGGTGGCTCAACGGGCTCCTGGGGGCGGTGCTGGGTCTCCTCTTGGCGATGATGGCCTGGGGGACCCTCCTGGCCATCATCCTCCTCTTCCCAGGCCTCGCCCCGGAGGGACTTATCGGGGACTCCTTTTTCGCCGGCCTCATCGTGGAGCGATTTCCCCTGCTCCTGGCCCTCCTCCCCGAGGAGTTTGACCGGGTGAGGACTTTCTTCCGTTAG
- a CDS encoding cytochrome c family protein: MRTGAIAAALVLMVLVWVGACRQTRPTLTPHPTATPAPTPAPTAQVSPGPTPRTFPQRIQSFIDGIRDWAPLWPWPQSQRPGNLDLAALPSLPGEFQPAQFIPPATCRTCHADIYSQWKGSMHALALQDPVFQELSKHFLAQVETDAQRKEAQTCVRCHTPAGHLAGEIVTSEGDYDAVSAPFDEGIFCDFCHSVKASAGIGNAPFLVEPGNGPQAPGVKRGPFADARSPYHGSEYSELHTRAEFCGMCHEVAHVSFGTPIERTYTEWRSGPYNTGDPATTVPCQDCHMRQRPGIPATGSTARPDNPGQAALGGPQRPHIYTHYFVGGNSAVPALPGAAVSAQMAEERLKNAATIELLPAEGWRPGGLATFEVKVNNVGAGHYLPTGSTEIRQMWLEVTVKDATGRELFHSGAVDEEGRLDPGAVIFGTVVGDASGKPTANLVMATHVLFDRRIPPKGFDRAGYTFLLPADAAAPLDIKATLRYRLAPQELVNELLGKEAPRLPIIDMALASLAVAPIS, encoded by the coding sequence TTGAGAACCGGTGCCATTGCGGCAGCGCTGGTGCTGATGGTCCTGGTGTGGGTGGGTGCTTGCAGGCAGACCAGGCCCACCCTCACTCCCCATCCCACAGCCACGCCAGCGCCGACCCCTGCTCCCACCGCCCAGGTTTCCCCGGGGCCGACTCCCAGAACCTTCCCCCAGAGAATACAAAGCTTCATAGACGGGATAAGGGACTGGGCCCCCCTCTGGCCCTGGCCCCAGTCTCAACGGCCCGGTAATTTAGACTTGGCTGCTTTGCCCAGCTTGCCAGGGGAGTTCCAGCCGGCCCAGTTCATCCCCCCCGCCACCTGCAGGACCTGCCACGCCGATATATATTCCCAGTGGAAGGGAAGCATGCACGCTCTGGCCCTGCAAGACCCTGTCTTCCAGGAGCTCTCCAAGCACTTCCTGGCCCAGGTGGAGACGGATGCCCAGAGAAAGGAGGCCCAGACGTGCGTGCGCTGCCATACGCCCGCCGGCCATCTTGCCGGGGAAATAGTCACTTCCGAGGGGGACTACGACGCCGTCAGCGCCCCTTTCGATGAGGGCATTTTTTGCGATTTCTGTCATTCGGTAAAGGCCTCCGCGGGAATCGGCAATGCCCCCTTCCTCGTGGAGCCCGGGAACGGTCCACAGGCGCCGGGTGTCAAGCGGGGGCCTTTCGCGGATGCTCGGTCGCCATATCATGGTTCGGAGTATTCAGAGCTTCACACCCGGGCCGAGTTCTGCGGCATGTGCCACGAGGTTGCCCACGTCTCTTTCGGCACTCCCATTGAGCGGACCTATACCGAGTGGCGCAGCGGGCCCTACAACACCGGCGACCCGGCCACCACGGTGCCGTGTCAGGACTGCCACATGCGCCAGCGTCCCGGCATCCCCGCCACCGGCTCCACGGCGCGCCCGGACAACCCGGGCCAGGCAGCCCTGGGCGGTCCCCAGCGGCCGCACATCTATACCCATTACTTCGTTGGGGGGAACTCAGCTGTGCCCGCCCTCCCCGGTGCCGCCGTTAGCGCTCAGATGGCGGAGGAGCGCCTGAAGAATGCCGCCACCATTGAGCTCTTGCCGGCGGAGGGGTGGCGGCCAGGGGGGCTGGCCACTTTTGAGGTGAAGGTCAACAATGTGGGCGCTGGCCACTATCTGCCGACAGGCTCTACCGAGATACGCCAGATGTGGCTGGAGGTAACGGTAAAGGATGCCACCGGCCGGGAGCTCTTTCATTCCGGCGCTGTGGACGAGGAGGGCAGGCTGGACCCCGGGGCGGTCATCTTCGGCACGGTGGTAGGGGACGCCTCGGGGAAGCCGACTGCGAACCTGGTCATGGCCACCCATGTGCTCTTTGACCGCCGCATCCCCCCCAAAGGTTTTGACAGAGCGGGCTACACCTTCTTGCTGCCCGCTGATGCAGCGGCCCCGCTTGACATAAAAGCCACCCTGCGCTATCGGTTGGCTCCCCAGGAGCTGGTCAATGAGTTGCTGGGGAAAGAAGCGCCCCGGTTGCCCATTATTGATATGGCTTTGGCTTCCCTGGCCGTTGCCCCCATCAGCTAG
- a CDS encoding formate dehydrogenase accessory protein FdhE has protein sequence MTEVLPRLEQEMARYVRLFPEMQEVAGMHADIFRFQEDLKARLGSVEPADPARSMERLSRCGLLLEEGAPSVPQALLREAARSLAMIWQKWNEDFSAESLLGARQMSEEHLPSLVHELRNHPGSALAKLSEETGLEQAGLAFFMRTLMTPFYEREASRYRELLRGLSWRSGSCPVCGSPPGMAQIRRDGRRMLHCSLCRTEWEFQRIGCPFCRNTEQDKLRYFHLEGDPGHRVDVCEKCRKYVKTSDGKMLPQPLTPQVEVMAMLPLDCLAEEEGYSPGDSGQCPQRAARAS, from the coding sequence ATGACCGAAGTGCTCCCGCGGTTGGAACAGGAGATGGCGCGCTACGTCCGGCTCTTCCCTGAGATGCAAGAGGTGGCGGGAATGCACGCAGACATCTTCCGGTTCCAGGAGGACCTCAAAGCACGGCTGGGATCGGTGGAGCCCGCCGACCCCGCCCGCTCAATGGAGAGGCTGTCCCGGTGCGGGCTGCTGCTGGAAGAGGGAGCGCCGTCCGTGCCCCAGGCCCTCCTGCGCGAAGCTGCCCGTTCCCTGGCGATGATATGGCAGAAGTGGAACGAGGATTTCTCGGCTGAAAGTCTCCTGGGAGCCAGGCAGATGAGCGAGGAGCACCTGCCGTCGCTCGTCCATGAGCTGCGAAACCACCCCGGTTCCGCCCTCGCGAAGCTCTCAGAGGAGACCGGCCTGGAGCAGGCGGGCCTCGCGTTCTTTATGCGTACGCTGATGACGCCTTTCTATGAGCGCGAGGCCTCGAGATACCGCGAGTTGCTGCGGGGATTGTCATGGCGCTCCGGCTCATGCCCTGTCTGCGGCAGCCCCCCGGGGATGGCACAGATACGCAGAGACGGCAGGAGGATGCTGCACTGCTCGCTCTGCCGCACCGAGTGGGAGTTCCAAAGAATCGGCTGCCCTTTCTGCAGGAACACAGAACAGGACAAGCTCCGGTACTTCCACCTCGAGGGCGACCCCGGCCACAGGGTGGACGTCTGCGAGAAGTGCCGGAAGTACGTCAAGACCTCCGACGGCAAAATGCTGCCGCAGCCGCTTACCCCGCAGGTTGAAGTCATGGCCATGCTGCCCCTAGACTGCCTCGCGGAAGAAGAGGGATACAGCCCGGGCGACAGTGGACAGTGTCCGCAGCGGGCAGCCCGGGCGAGCTAG
- the hybB gene encoding Ni/Fe-hydrogenase cytochrome b subunit has product MKSIADPKQAEVRLNTPGTWLLVALVVVGVSVAALRLATGLGATTNLSDGVPWGLWIGFDVVAGVALAAGGFTLAAIVYIFGLEKYRPVVRPAILTAFLGYILVAVGIVLDIGRPYRIWHPIVFWQEHSVMFEVAWCVMLYLSVLALEFSSSIWEKLRLARLVNFMRMIIIPLVILGITLSTLHQSSLGSLFLITPELSPLWYTSLLPYLFFISAVGIGLAMVIFESFISAKVFKQGLEMKVLTGLARAAVFVWVGYLAIRFWNLIATGRLWDFTWNAQGALFLVETGVGMVLPVLILSIARLRNSPGWLFGAASLLIGGAVLNRLNTSLLGFPNTWQVGYFPSWMEFAVTIGLVSAALLAFKLAVKYTAVFAAYAHKPSTPGLKSAGAVVEAE; this is encoded by the coding sequence ATGAAGAGCATTGCGGATCCCAAGCAGGCGGAAGTCCGGCTGAACACTCCGGGGACCTGGCTGCTGGTAGCGCTGGTCGTGGTGGGAGTGTCAGTAGCGGCGCTGCGGCTGGCCACCGGCCTGGGCGCGACAACGAACCTCAGCGATGGCGTGCCCTGGGGCCTCTGGATCGGCTTCGATGTCGTCGCCGGCGTTGCCCTGGCCGCCGGAGGGTTCACTCTGGCAGCTATTGTGTACATATTCGGCCTCGAGAAATACAGGCCGGTTGTGAGACCGGCGATTCTCACGGCGTTCCTGGGCTACATCTTGGTGGCGGTTGGCATAGTGCTGGACATCGGGCGGCCATACCGCATCTGGCACCCCATCGTGTTCTGGCAGGAGCACTCGGTGATGTTCGAGGTTGCCTGGTGCGTCATGCTCTACCTCTCTGTGCTGGCCCTCGAGTTCAGCTCGAGCATCTGGGAGAAGCTGCGCTTGGCCAGGCTGGTGAATTTCATGCGCATGATCATCATACCCCTGGTGATTCTGGGCATCACACTGTCCACCCTTCACCAGTCCTCGCTGGGCTCCCTCTTCCTCATCACCCCGGAGCTCAGCCCACTGTGGTACACGTCCCTGTTGCCCTACCTCTTCTTCATCTCCGCGGTGGGAATAGGCCTGGCGATGGTCATCTTCGAGTCCTTTATCAGCGCGAAGGTGTTCAAGCAGGGGCTGGAGATGAAGGTACTGACGGGGCTGGCAAGGGCGGCTGTCTTTGTCTGGGTGGGCTACTTGGCCATCAGGTTCTGGAACCTCATTGCGACCGGCAGGTTGTGGGATTTCACCTGGAACGCCCAGGGGGCGTTGTTCCTCGTAGAGACGGGCGTTGGCATGGTCCTCCCGGTGCTGATTCTCTCCATCGCGCGGCTGAGGAACTCTCCCGGATGGCTATTCGGCGCAGCCTCGCTGCTTATTGGCGGGGCCGTACTGAACCGGCTCAATACGAGCCTGCTTGGCTTCCCCAACACCTGGCAGGTTGGCTACTTCCCATCGTGGATGGAGTTCGCCGTCACCATCGGCCTGGTCTCAGCTGCCCTTCTCGCGTTCAAGCTCGCCGTCAAGTACACAGCCGTGTTCGCGGCATATGCGCACAAGCCCTCGACGCCCGGCCTCAAGAGCGCCGGGGCGGTCGTGGAAGCGGAGTAG